One segment of Aquimarina sp. BL5 DNA contains the following:
- a CDS encoding VOC family protein — MITWFEIPVINMDRAKAFYEKVFDIEIGVHKMDGLQMGWFPNKNESGIATGSLIDAGEHYKPSKDGVLVYFSCEDVANEISRVEAAGGKVVSSKKQISPENGYMGYFIDSEGK, encoded by the coding sequence ATGATTACTTGGTTTGAAATTCCTGTTATAAATATGGATCGCGCTAAAGCTTTTTATGAAAAGGTTTTTGATATAGAAATTGGTGTTCACAAAATGGATGGATTACAAATGGGATGGTTTCCAAACAAGAATGAATCCGGTATTGCTACAGGATCATTGATTGATGCAGGAGAACATTATAAACCTAGTAAAGATGGTGTTTTGGTTTATTTTTCCTGCGAAGATGTAGCCAACGAGATTAGTAGAGTAGAAGCGGCTGGAGGGAAAGTAGTGTCTAGTAAAAAACAAATATCACCAGAGAACGGATATATGGGATATTTTATAGATTCTGAAGGTAAATAG
- a CDS encoding glutaminyl-peptide cyclotransferase, giving the protein MNKRNLFVIITLCALIFSCGSNADTKKKHFSIKTDNNQSKFKLGETIKASIANNKKIEIDSVVFFLGDIRSNSSSGFTYEEKLDNERLGKHLLKAIVYFDGEEEDIYKKITLLNNIPPKLYKYKIIAEYPHDQNAFTQGLEFVGDTLYESTGKNGLSSLRKVNYKTGEVIAKKDINRKYFAEGITIVKDKIIQLTWQSKEGFIYNLNTLEKTGNFAYNKSKEGWGLCNDGKQIYKSDGTEKIWILDPETLAEKSYIEVATHKKVKSKFNELEWIEGKIYANTWQKDGIAVINPKNGALEAVIDLSGLREKVTQHSDLDVLNGIAYKKETKQLFVTGKNWDKLFEIEIIR; this is encoded by the coding sequence ATGAACAAACGTAACCTCTTCGTCATCATAACATTATGCGCTCTCATTTTTTCTTGTGGTAGTAATGCCGATACGAAAAAAAAACATTTTTCGATAAAAACCGATAACAATCAGAGCAAATTTAAACTAGGTGAAACTATAAAAGCCAGTATTGCTAACAACAAAAAAATTGAAATCGATTCTGTCGTATTCTTTCTAGGTGATATTAGATCAAATTCTAGTAGTGGATTTACTTATGAAGAGAAACTTGATAACGAAAGACTGGGTAAACACCTTCTTAAAGCCATTGTGTATTTTGATGGTGAAGAAGAAGATATTTATAAAAAAATCACCTTACTTAATAACATACCTCCTAAATTATATAAGTATAAGATTATAGCAGAATACCCTCACGATCAAAATGCCTTCACACAAGGACTCGAGTTTGTAGGTGATACCCTTTATGAAAGCACTGGTAAAAATGGTTTATCATCGTTAAGAAAAGTAAATTATAAAACAGGAGAAGTAATCGCGAAAAAAGATATTAATAGAAAATATTTTGCCGAAGGGATTACGATCGTTAAAGACAAAATAATTCAATTAACTTGGCAATCTAAAGAAGGGTTTATTTATAACCTAAATACGTTAGAAAAAACTGGAAATTTTGCTTATAACAAAAGTAAAGAAGGTTGGGGATTATGTAATGATGGCAAACAAATTTACAAGAGTGATGGGACTGAAAAAATCTGGATATTAGATCCTGAGACTTTAGCCGAAAAGTCTTATATAGAAGTTGCTACCCATAAGAAAGTAAAGTCAAAATTTAACGAATTAGAGTGGATAGAAGGGAAAATCTATGCAAACACCTGGCAAAAAGATGGGATTGCAGTTATTAATCCTAAAAATGGAGCGCTAGAAGCAGTTATCGATCTGTCTGGTCTAAGAGAAAAAGTAACCCAACATTCTGACCTAGATGTTTTAAACGGTATTGCGTATAAAAAAGAGACAAAACAATTATTTGTGACAGGCAAGAATTGGGACAAACTTTTTGAAATTGAGATTATTAGGTAA
- the fsa gene encoding fructose-6-phosphate aldolase has product MKFFIDTANLDQIKEAQDLGVLDGVTTNPSLMAKEGITGKENIIEHYKKICDIVTGDVSAEVISTDFEGIIKEGEELAKLHDQIIVKVPMIKEGVKAIKYFSDKGIKTNCTLVFSVGQALLAAKAGATYVSPFIGRLDDISTDGLNLIAEIRLVYDNYGFDTQILAASVRHTMHVIDCAKIGADVMTGPLSSIEGLLKHPLTDIGLAKFLADYKKGN; this is encoded by the coding sequence ATGAAGTTTTTTATTGATACTGCTAACCTTGATCAGATTAAAGAAGCACAGGATCTTGGTGTACTTGATGGAGTTACTACAAATCCATCATTAATGGCTAAAGAAGGTATCACAGGCAAAGAAAATATTATAGAGCACTATAAAAAAATATGCGATATAGTAACCGGAGATGTAAGTGCCGAAGTAATTTCTACTGATTTTGAAGGAATCATTAAAGAAGGAGAAGAGCTGGCTAAACTTCATGATCAGATTATAGTAAAAGTTCCAATGATCAAGGAAGGTGTAAAAGCAATAAAATATTTTAGTGATAAAGGAATAAAAACCAATTGCACGTTGGTGTTTTCTGTCGGACAAGCATTATTAGCTGCAAAAGCTGGTGCAACTTATGTTTCTCCCTTTATTGGTAGATTAGATGATATTTCTACAGATGGATTAAATTTGATTGCAGAGATTCGATTGGTGTATGACAACTATGGTTTTGATACACAAATCTTAGCAGCTTCTGTAAGACATACAATGCATGTTATCGATTGTGCGAAAATAGGAGCAGATGTTATGACAGGACCTCTTTCTTCTATAGAAGGATTGCTAAAGCATCCATTAACAGATATCGGTTTAGCAAAATTCTTAGCAGATTATAAAAAAGGAAACTAA
- a CDS encoding DEAD/DEAH box helicase yields MNKFEALGLSEAIIKAVNEMGFETPSEVQEKAIPILLDNETDIVALAQTGTGKTAAFGFPLIEKVDNESRITQGLILSPTRELCLQITNELKNYSKFSKGLRTVAIYGGASIHDQAKEIKRGAQIIVATPGRMQDMINRKMVDISNIGYCVLDEADEMLNMGFYEDITAILSHTPEDKSTWLFSATMPREVSTIAKRFMHNPVEITVGHKNTGSKNVSHEYYVVNSRDRYAALKRLADANPDIFSVIFCRTKRDTQKVAESLIEDGYNAAALHGDLSQNQRDLVMKSFRNRQIQMLVATDVAARGIDVDDITHVINYQLPDEIETYTHRSGRTGRAGKNGVSMVIVSKSELRKIKTVERIIKQKFEEKEIPSGEEICQVQLFHLANDIAKAEINHEIDNYLPSINEVLEDFTKEELIKKFFSVEFSRFHNYYKKAKDLNAAGESRGDSRGGHGSTRYFINVGEKDGFDWMTLKDFLKETLDLGRDAVSRVDVKESFSFFNTDSEHQDNILAIFEDFKLEGRKVNIEISKDSGRSRGGGRRRRDSNGGGFKGKRRSEGFTPRGKGRRDNDSGGDRGGSGRRDRRKRSDRR; encoded by the coding sequence ATGAACAAATTTGAAGCATTAGGCCTCAGCGAAGCCATTATTAAGGCTGTGAATGAAATGGGGTTCGAAACCCCTAGTGAAGTACAGGAAAAGGCGATCCCTATTTTGCTTGATAACGAAACGGATATTGTTGCACTTGCACAAACCGGAACTGGAAAGACCGCAGCATTTGGTTTTCCACTAATTGAAAAAGTAGATAACGAAAGTAGAATTACGCAAGGATTGATATTATCTCCTACGCGTGAACTTTGTTTACAAATTACCAATGAACTAAAAAATTACTCCAAGTTTAGTAAAGGATTACGAACTGTAGCGATCTATGGAGGTGCCAGTATTCATGATCAGGCAAAAGAAATTAAGCGTGGTGCACAGATTATAGTTGCTACACCAGGACGAATGCAGGATATGATTAACCGTAAGATGGTAGACATCTCTAATATAGGTTATTGTGTTCTAGATGAAGCTGATGAAATGCTTAATATGGGATTCTATGAGGATATTACTGCTATCTTATCCCACACTCCAGAGGACAAAAGCACGTGGTTATTCTCTGCAACTATGCCAAGAGAAGTTTCTACTATTGCTAAGCGTTTTATGCATAATCCAGTAGAAATCACTGTAGGTCATAAAAATACCGGTTCCAAGAACGTATCTCATGAATATTATGTAGTTAATTCACGAGATCGTTATGCCGCTTTAAAAAGATTAGCAGATGCTAATCCTGATATTTTTTCTGTAATATTTTGCCGTACCAAAAGAGACACCCAAAAAGTTGCAGAAAGTCTTATCGAAGATGGATATAATGCTGCCGCTTTACACGGTGATCTTAGTCAAAATCAGAGAGATCTGGTTATGAAAAGTTTTAGAAATCGTCAGATCCAAATGTTAGTAGCTACAGATGTAGCTGCACGTGGTATCGATGTTGATGATATTACTCACGTAATTAATTATCAATTACCTGATGAGATTGAAACCTATACACATAGAAGCGGAAGAACAGGACGTGCAGGAAAAAATGGTGTTTCTATGGTTATTGTTTCTAAGAGTGAACTTAGAAAAATAAAGACGGTAGAGCGAATTATTAAACAGAAGTTCGAAGAAAAAGAAATCCCAAGTGGAGAAGAAATATGTCAAGTTCAATTATTTCATTTAGCTAATGATATTGCAAAAGCGGAAATAAATCACGAAATTGATAATTACCTGCCTTCTATAAATGAAGTATTAGAAGATTTTACTAAAGAAGAGCTTATTAAAAAGTTTTTTTCTGTAGAGTTCTCTCGTTTTCATAATTATTATAAAAAAGCTAAAGATCTTAATGCTGCTGGAGAAAGTAGAGGGGATTCTAGAGGAGGTCACGGAAGTACACGTTATTTTATCAACGTGGGTGAAAAAGATGGATTTGATTGGATGACTTTAAAAGACTTCCTTAAAGAAACATTAGATTTAGGAAGAGATGCTGTGAGTCGCGTGGATGTAAAAGAAAGTTTTTCTTTCTTTAATACAGACTCAGAACATCAGGACAATATTCTGGCAATTTTTGAAGATTTCAAGCTAGAAGGAAGAAAAGTAAACATAGAAATCTCTAAAGATTCTGGCCGCAGCAGAGGTGGTGGTAGACGTCGTAGAGATAGTAATGGAGGTGGTTTTAAAGGAAAACGCAGAAGCGAAGGCTTTACACCTAGAGGAAAAGGCCGTCGTGATAATGATAGTGGTGGTGATCGTGGTGGTAGCGGAAGAAGAGACCGAAGAAAACGTAGTGATCGTAGATAA
- a CDS encoding carboxypeptidase-like regulatory domain-containing protein, giving the protein MKRILIYIILVIGIGTYAQETESETVSGKVLNASNDIKLQNVHIVNLSQVIGTITNNEGDFEIKAKVNDTLYFTYIGYKPLRVRVTNDWKKFGDVKIKMTELGIALEEVVVADVQLTGYLEIDAKKIPVYNNYRYSISGLNSGYEGGSRQPGAVNKVLGAIFNPADFLYNIFGKRSNELRKLRKMKKDDEIRNLLETKFDRATLMALLQVERLDIDEILRNCNYSADFIKFANDLQILDAISECYEEYKVLDRK; this is encoded by the coding sequence TTGAAAAGAATATTAATCTACATAATACTTGTTATAGGCATTGGTACATATGCTCAGGAAACTGAATCAGAAACAGTATCCGGAAAAGTACTTAATGCCTCTAATGATATCAAATTACAAAATGTTCACATTGTAAACCTTAGTCAGGTAATAGGTACCATTACCAACAATGAAGGTGATTTTGAAATTAAAGCTAAAGTAAATGACACCTTATATTTTACATATATAGGATATAAACCTCTGAGAGTTAGAGTAACCAATGACTGGAAAAAATTTGGTGATGTAAAAATCAAAATGACGGAACTTGGTATTGCATTGGAAGAAGTAGTTGTAGCGGATGTACAACTCACAGGATACTTAGAAATCGATGCTAAAAAAATTCCAGTATATAACAATTATAGATACAGTATCTCTGGATTAAATTCTGGATATGAAGGAGGCAGTAGACAACCCGGAGCAGTTAATAAAGTACTCGGAGCTATATTTAATCCAGCAGATTTCCTCTATAATATTTTCGGTAAGCGTTCTAATGAATTGCGGAAACTAAGAAAAATGAAGAAAGATGACGAAATCAGAAATCTTTTGGAAACAAAATTTGATAGAGCTACGCTCATGGCTCTGCTACAAGTAGAGCGCTTGGATATTGATGAAATACTACGAAATTGTAATTACTCTGCGGACTTTATAAAATTTGCCAATGATCTTCAGATTCTTGATGCCATTAGTGAATGCTACGAAGAATACAAAGTTTTAGATAGAAAATAA
- a CDS encoding fatty acid desaturase, producing MKNKAAWQKYSGKLAWPTVLLFGFLCIGYILLWDFYTNGLSEVWTSLIGAALAYGMFTIAHEASHGNISGGVRSFVKLEQVLGWLSSFFLLFPFSAFVVIHLSHHAHTNDPVNDPDHYVNGSNPFTIFFRCLTLISHYFGLTLGKHSKKNTAMNSVRNQSVVFVFVLVAVLGILILSGNGKALFYVFILSALIAAPILAFSFDWLPHYPHNNLSKYHNTRVITISGLEFLSLYQSYHLIHHLYPRVPFYKYRSCFLDIESELLEKQSIIEGFRSQDLKLLDKQNTYVDIRSGKTWSYILEVENVFQETSNVVKIVFKNLEYNRFLYKSGQYVVVADYVDNSLVSRCYSICEDPVTGKLGIAVKSVQGGKLSSHLVTKVKEKDTLRVSGPFGKFLLPRDIDKPFLFIAGGSGITPIISMIKFVLRASEEKVKLLYGCRSNADVIFSRELTDLSNMYSKRFTYLLSFEILDADRQYRYVIDTEIDTYCYVCGPTPMMQVSKDILSKIGVPDNLIRAEEFSQESKKLSGILYQVDASINNKELAFNADCSETILEAALRTDNKMPHACMMGDCGTCKAKLIDGDVTWNSKEDIVLLDHEIDQGYVLTCMCSPKTDITIEV from the coding sequence GTGAAAAATAAAGCAGCTTGGCAAAAATATTCAGGAAAATTAGCTTGGCCTACAGTACTATTATTTGGTTTTTTATGTATTGGGTATATATTACTATGGGATTTTTACACTAACGGACTTTCAGAAGTGTGGACTTCCTTAATAGGAGCAGCATTGGCTTATGGTATGTTTACGATTGCTCATGAAGCCAGTCATGGTAACATTTCTGGAGGAGTACGGTCATTTGTGAAATTAGAACAAGTTTTAGGATGGTTATCAAGTTTTTTTCTGTTGTTTCCATTTTCAGCATTTGTAGTTATTCATCTTAGTCATCACGCTCATACGAATGATCCAGTTAATGATCCTGATCATTATGTAAATGGTAGTAATCCTTTTACTATTTTTTTTAGGTGTTTAACGCTAATTAGTCACTATTTTGGATTAACCTTAGGGAAGCATAGTAAAAAGAATACTGCAATGAATTCAGTTAGAAATCAATCTGTTGTATTTGTGTTTGTATTGGTTGCTGTTCTAGGTATTTTGATTTTGTCAGGAAATGGTAAGGCTTTATTCTATGTTTTTATATTGTCTGCACTTATTGCGGCACCAATTCTGGCTTTTTCTTTTGATTGGTTACCACATTACCCTCATAATAACTTAAGTAAATATCATAACACTCGCGTAATCACTATTTCTGGACTTGAATTCTTATCATTATACCAGAGTTATCATCTCATACATCATTTGTATCCCAGAGTTCCATTTTATAAATACCGTAGTTGTTTTTTGGATATAGAATCAGAGCTTCTCGAAAAGCAATCAATTATAGAAGGTTTCAGAAGTCAAGATTTAAAGTTACTTGATAAACAAAACACCTATGTTGATATTCGATCCGGAAAAACTTGGAGTTATATTCTAGAAGTAGAAAATGTTTTTCAGGAAACATCTAATGTGGTTAAGATTGTTTTTAAGAATTTGGAATACAATCGTTTTTTATATAAATCGGGACAATATGTAGTTGTTGCTGATTATGTAGATAATAGTTTGGTAAGCAGATGCTATTCCATTTGCGAAGATCCTGTAACAGGAAAACTTGGGATTGCAGTAAAAAGTGTTCAAGGTGGTAAGTTGTCTAGTCATCTCGTGACAAAAGTTAAAGAAAAAGATACATTAAGAGTTTCTGGTCCCTTTGGAAAATTTCTTTTACCTCGTGATATTGATAAACCATTTCTTTTTATCGCAGGTGGAAGTGGTATTACTCCAATAATATCCATGATTAAGTTTGTTCTTAGAGCTTCTGAAGAAAAGGTCAAATTGTTATATGGATGTAGAAGTAATGCAGATGTTATTTTTTCTAGAGAACTTACAGATCTTTCTAATATGTATTCTAAACGATTTACATATTTACTAAGTTTTGAAATTTTAGATGCTGATCGACAATATCGATATGTAATAGATACTGAGATAGATACCTATTGTTATGTCTGTGGACCTACACCAATGATGCAAGTTTCTAAAGACATCTTAAGTAAGATTGGTGTTCCCGATAATTTGATTAGAGCGGAGGAGTTTTCTCAAGAATCAAAAAAACTTTCCGGTATTCTATATCAAGTCGATGCAAGCATAAATAACAAAGAACTTGCTTTTAACGCAGATTGTTCAGAAACTATATTAGAAGCTGCTTTGAGAACAGATAATAAAATGCCGCACGCTTGTATGATGGGAGATTGCGGAACTTGTAAAGCAAAACTTATCGATGGAGATGTTACCTGGAATTCTAAAGAGGATATAGTGCTTCTGGACCATGAAATAGATCAGGGGTATGTTTTAACTTGTATGTGCTCACCAAAAACCGATATAACTATAGAGGTATGA
- a CDS encoding TetR/AcrR family transcriptional regulator: protein MGRKSISRERKDKNKKVEQWTQALLYELRTTELGDLTMDDLASLMNKSKSTIYQYFVTKEEIFEYITQIRVDHLKAYKNEISGELSGLNYQYETLAKILAEGVKDISPFYLKQLQIHYPDAWNIVEKFLKGLLKDLKDFYIYGIENNMFKAVSPELLIKLDEYFIMQLITDHTFFNNNQQTLESAITEYMYIKFEGLVAK from the coding sequence ATGGGAAGAAAATCAATTAGCAGAGAAAGAAAAGATAAAAACAAAAAGGTTGAACAATGGACACAAGCACTTCTTTATGAACTAAGAACAACCGAACTTGGAGATCTTACTATGGATGATCTAGCAAGTTTAATGAACAAAAGCAAATCCACTATTTATCAATATTTTGTAACTAAAGAAGAAATTTTTGAATATATCACTCAGATTAGAGTTGATCATCTTAAAGCTTATAAAAATGAGATCTCTGGAGAACTATCTGGGCTAAATTACCAATATGAAACATTAGCTAAAATTCTTGCAGAAGGCGTAAAAGATATTTCGCCTTTTTATCTAAAACAGTTACAAATCCATTATCCTGATGCCTGGAATATTGTTGAAAAATTTTTAAAAGGTTTATTAAAAGATCTAAAGGATTTTTACATTTATGGGATTGAAAACAATATGTTTAAAGCTGTTTCTCCGGAACTATTAATCAAATTAGATGAGTATTTCATTATGCAACTCATTACGGACCATACTTTCTTTAATAATAATCAACAAACATTAGAATCTGCAATTACCGAATATATGTACATTAAGTTTGAAGGGTTGGTTGCGAAATAA
- a CDS encoding ABC-F family ATP-binding cassette domain-containing protein, producing MLSVSNLSVQFGKRVLFDDVNTSFVQGNCYGIIGANGAGKSTFLKILAGDLEPTSGHVILETGKRMSVLSQDHYAYDEFTVLETVVMGNKILYNVKKEIDALYADYTDENAEKIGELQVQFEEMNGWNADSNAATMLSSLGIKEDLHYTSMSDLDTKQRVRVLIAQCLFGKPDVLIMDEPTNDLDYETISWLENFLANFDNTVIVVSHDRHFLDSVCTHISDIDFSKINHYSGNYTFWYESSQLAAKQRAQQNKKSEEKKKELQEFIARFSANVAKSKQATSRKKMIEKLNIEDIKPSSRRYPAIIFERDREAGDQILNAEGLAAKSIEGEILFKGVDVNLAKGDKVVVFSKDSRATTAFYQILNDKQKADDGKFAWGITTTQSYLPADNSEYFQNDLTLVDWLRQWATTEEEREEVFIRGFLGKMIFSGEEALKKSNVLSGGEKVRCMLSRMMMTRANVLMLDEPTNHLDLESITAFNNSLKNFKGTILFTTHDHEFAQTVANRVIELTPNGVIDRYTTFDEYMSDNKIKELREKMYAVNV from the coding sequence ATGTTATCAGTTTCTAATCTTTCAGTTCAATTCGGTAAACGTGTTTTATTCGACGATGTAAATACGAGTTTCGTACAGGGTAATTGCTACGGTATTATCGGGGCAAACGGTGCAGGGAAATCTACTTTCTTGAAAATTTTAGCAGGAGATTTGGAACCAACTTCAGGACATGTGATTCTAGAAACAGGTAAGCGAATGTCTGTTTTGTCACAAGATCATTATGCTTATGATGAGTTTACTGTTTTAGAGACCGTTGTAATGGGAAATAAAATATTATATAATGTAAAAAAAGAGATTGATGCATTATACGCAGATTATACAGATGAAAATGCAGAGAAAATAGGAGAGCTTCAGGTGCAGTTTGAAGAAATGAACGGATGGAATGCCGATAGTAATGCCGCTACTATGCTTTCTAGCTTAGGGATAAAAGAGGATTTGCATTATACAAGTATGTCAGACTTAGACACGAAACAACGTGTTCGTGTGTTAATAGCTCAGTGTTTATTTGGGAAGCCAGATGTACTTATTATGGATGAGCCTACCAATGATTTGGATTACGAAACAATTTCCTGGTTAGAAAACTTTTTAGCCAATTTTGATAATACAGTTATTGTTGTTTCTCACGACCGTCACTTTTTAGATTCTGTTTGTACGCATATATCAGATATTGATTTCTCTAAAATTAATCATTATAGCGGTAATTATACTTTTTGGTATGAGTCTTCTCAGTTAGCAGCAAAACAACGTGCGCAACAAAATAAAAAATCAGAAGAAAAGAAGAAAGAATTACAAGAATTTATAGCTCGTTTTAGTGCAAATGTTGCAAAGTCAAAACAGGCTACCTCTCGTAAAAAGATGATTGAGAAACTTAATATAGAAGATATAAAACCATCTAGTCGTCGTTACCCTGCAATAATTTTTGAAAGAGATAGAGAAGCAGGTGATCAAATCCTAAATGCAGAAGGATTAGCGGCTAAAAGTATTGAAGGAGAAATACTTTTTAAAGGAGTAGATGTGAACCTAGCAAAAGGGGATAAAGTTGTCGTTTTTTCTAAAGATTCACGTGCAACTACAGCTTTTTATCAAATACTTAATGATAAACAAAAAGCAGATGATGGTAAATTTGCTTGGGGTATCACAACTACACAATCTTATCTTCCAGCAGACAATAGTGAATATTTTCAGAATGATTTAACACTGGTAGATTGGTTACGCCAATGGGCAACTACGGAAGAAGAAAGAGAAGAAGTATTTATTAGAGGGTTTCTTGGAAAAATGATTTTTAGTGGAGAAGAAGCACTAAAAAAATCAAATGTGTTATCAGGAGGAGAGAAAGTGCGATGTATGTTATCTAGAATGATGATGACCAGAGCAAATGTATTGATGCTTGATGAACCTACGAACCATTTAGACCTGGAATCAATTACTGCATTTAATAATTCTTTAAAAAACTTTAAAGGAACTATTCTTTTTACAACACATGATCACGAGTTTGCACAGACTGTTGCGAATCGAGTTATTGAGTTAACACCAAATGGAGTGATCGATCGTTATACTACTTTTGATGAGTACATGAGTGATAATAAAATTAAAGAATTACGTGAGAAAATGTATGCAGTGAATGTGTAA
- a CDS encoding SDR family oxidoreductase, which translates to MNTDQNSKIVLITGGSSGIGKSIGVFLANKGYIVYGTSRNPSRFSDFNSFTLLQLDVADKNSIASTVKTIEQKHGRLDVLINNAGAGITGPLEEIPEEEIIKNFTTNYFGPINVTKAVLPLMRKQGSGLIINITSIAGYMGLPYRAVYSASKAALEMTTEAWRMELKSFNINMTNVAPGDFATNIAAGRYHAPVIEGSPYEKSYGKSLQLMDEHVDEGMDPDKMAKAVYGVILNTKPKVHYKVGAFMQKFSIVLKRILPDKVYEKLLMNHYKL; encoded by the coding sequence ATGAACACAGATCAAAATTCTAAAATTGTCTTAATAACTGGAGGCTCCTCTGGTATAGGTAAATCTATAGGAGTATTTCTTGCTAATAAAGGGTATATCGTATACGGAACAAGCAGAAACCCTTCACGTTTTTCGGATTTCAATTCTTTTACTTTGTTGCAATTAGATGTCGCTGATAAAAATAGTATAGCGTCTACTGTGAAGACTATTGAACAAAAACACGGAAGACTAGATGTTTTGATTAATAACGCTGGAGCAGGAATCACTGGACCACTAGAAGAAATTCCTGAAGAAGAAATTATTAAAAACTTTACTACTAATTATTTTGGACCTATTAATGTGACCAAAGCTGTTTTGCCATTAATGAGGAAACAAGGAAGTGGTTTGATTATTAATATTACTTCGATAGCGGGATATATGGGGCTACCTTATAGAGCAGTTTATAGTGCTTCTAAAGCAGCTTTAGAAATGACTACGGAAGCTTGGAGAATGGAGTTGAAGTCATTTAATATTAATATGACCAATGTAGCTCCTGGAGATTTTGCTACCAATATTGCAGCTGGACGATATCACGCTCCTGTTATAGAAGGTTCTCCTTATGAGAAATCCTATGGTAAATCTTTACAATTGATGGATGAACACGTAGATGAAGGCATGGATCCTGATAAAATGGCTAAAGCTGTTTATGGAGTTATACTTAATACTAAGCCTAAAGTACATTATAAAGTAGGTGCGTTTATGCAAAAATTTTCTATTGTTTTAAAAAGAATTTTACCAGATAAAGTATATGAGAAATTACTAATGAATCATTATAAGTTGTAA